The Mucilaginibacter mallensis genome has a segment encoding these proteins:
- a CDS encoding DUF4286 family protein, whose protein sequence is MIIYNETIIVEETIYDEWLTWMKEVHIPAVMATGLFKSFQILKVIDSPNEGVTSCVQYYTEKLEHINTYFTEHLSGLNAVHQQRYENKFVIFNTLMESVD, encoded by the coding sequence ATGATCATATACAACGAAACCATAATAGTTGAAGAAACCATTTACGATGAATGGCTGACCTGGATGAAAGAGGTGCATATCCCTGCGGTGATGGCTACCGGTTTATTTAAATCATTCCAGATACTAAAGGTTATCGATTCACCTAATGAGGGCGTTACCAGTTGTGTGCAATATTATACTGAGAAACTTGAACACATCAACACCTATTTTACCGAACATTTAAGCGGTCTTAATGCCGTACATCAGCAGCGTTATGAAAATAAGTTTGTGATCTTTAATACGCTGATGGAATCGGTTGATTAG
- a CDS encoding alpha/beta hydrolase family protein, producing MLKQFKILFLILGIATGLSSCLRNKPAEIPISDFFKTPQKTFFKISPDGKYVSYFKPYKDRQNLFIESLADGKEQMATGFEGYSVRDYFWTFDNQIIFSQDIVTADEFKLFALDLATLKVRPILSESKVKIRILSRSKMEPDIITIGMNKRDPSYFDIYKLNIKTGELKPYLMNPGNLTEWFPDQNGKIRLVKASDGVDETILYRPNDNTPFKRIIVNNFKDRVEPIAFTGDKNYFYALSNINRDKTALVEINAENGKEEKVIYANDKADIINVEYSKSKHRLEYASWEEDRPQVHFFDTIGERIYNTLKVKFKGDQIKIIDRDSAENKFIIGVYTDRCPGSFYLHDIRTNILTKLGDINPSLKCDDLCAMQPISYKASDGTLINGYLTLPKGDKKTNLPVVVMPHDWPFGPMSRNSWGYNPEVQFLANRGYAVFQVNYRGSTGYGKAFHSAGFKQVGGKIQQDITDGVNWLIKNKTADPKKIAIFGGGFGGFSALYGVSFHPGLYNCAIVQYGLINFFTYIKDAPPYFKPSLQMMYEMVGNPETDADQLRAISPVFHTDKIKVPLLIFEGAKDPRANISELNQFVIELRKQNVPVYYFLKDNERAFFRNEHNRMQMYHEIEKFLDNNMRAKP from the coding sequence ATGTTAAAGCAGTTCAAAATATTATTTTTAATACTGGGTATCGCTACCGGTTTATCTTCCTGCCTAAGGAATAAGCCGGCTGAGATACCTATAAGCGATTTTTTTAAGACCCCGCAAAAAACATTTTTTAAAATATCGCCTGATGGCAAATATGTTTCCTACTTTAAACCTTATAAAGACAGGCAGAACCTTTTTATAGAGTCGCTGGCAGATGGTAAGGAACAAATGGCTACCGGCTTTGAGGGATACTCAGTACGTGATTATTTCTGGACCTTTGATAACCAGATCATTTTTAGTCAGGATATAGTTACAGCTGATGAGTTCAAACTGTTCGCGCTTGACCTGGCTACTTTAAAGGTAAGGCCGATCCTTTCTGAAAGTAAAGTAAAGATCCGTATCCTGAGCCGCAGCAAAATGGAGCCGGATATCATTACCATAGGGATGAACAAGCGCGACCCGAGTTATTTTGATATCTATAAACTGAATATTAAAACCGGGGAGTTAAAGCCATACCTGATGAACCCGGGTAACTTAACCGAGTGGTTCCCCGATCAGAACGGTAAAATACGATTGGTTAAAGCTTCAGATGGCGTTGATGAAACCATACTTTACAGGCCGAATGACAATACGCCATTCAAAAGGATCATCGTAAATAATTTTAAGGACCGTGTTGAGCCGATAGCCTTTACAGGTGATAAAAATTATTTTTATGCGCTATCTAATATTAATCGCGACAAAACCGCGCTTGTTGAGATAAATGCTGAAAATGGTAAGGAAGAAAAAGTTATATATGCTAATGATAAGGCCGACATAATAAATGTTGAATATTCAAAAAGCAAGCACCGCCTTGAGTATGCCTCGTGGGAAGAAGACCGCCCGCAAGTGCATTTCTTTGATACAATAGGCGAACGCATTTATAATACGTTAAAAGTTAAGTTTAAAGGCGACCAAATAAAAATTATTGACAGAGATAGCGCTGAAAATAAATTCATTATTGGCGTTTATACCGATCGTTGCCCGGGTTCTTTTTATTTACATGATATCAGAACCAATATACTTACCAAGCTGGGCGATATAAACCCGAGCCTTAAATGTGATGATTTATGCGCCATGCAACCCATTTCGTACAAAGCGAGTGATGGCACCCTTATTAACGGCTACCTTACCTTGCCTAAAGGCGATAAAAAAACTAATTTGCCTGTAGTGGTAATGCCGCACGATTGGCCATTTGGCCCAATGAGCCGCAACTCATGGGGCTATAATCCCGAAGTACAGTTTTTGGCAAATAGGGGTTATGCGGTATTCCAGGTGAATTACCGGGGCTCAACCGGGTACGGAAAGGCTTTCCACAGCGCGGGCTTTAAACAGGTAGGCGGCAAAATACAACAGGATATTACTGACGGGGTAAACTGGCTCATTAAGAACAAAACAGCCGACCCTAAAAAAATAGCCATATTTGGCGGTGGCTTTGGTGGGTTCTCGGCATTGTATGGGGTGTCCTTTCATCCAGGATTGTATAATTGCGCTATAGTACAGTACGGCCTCATTAACTTTTTTACTTATATAAAGGACGCGCCGCCATATTTTAAGCCATCATTACAAATGATGTATGAAATGGTGGGCAACCCTGAAACCGATGCCGACCAATTAAGGGCCATATCGCCGGTGTTTCATACCGATAAAATAAAGGTGCCATTGCTTATTTTCGAGGGGGCTAAGGATCCTCGGGCAAACATTAGCGAATTAAACCAGTTTGTTATTGAACTGCGTAAACAAAATGTGCCTGTGTATTATTTTTTAAAGGATAATGAGCGAGCCTTTTTCAGAAATGAGCATAACAGGATGCAGATGTATCACGAAATAGAAAAGTTCCTGGATAATAATATGCGGGCTAAACCATGA
- a CDS encoding OmpA/MotB family protein, with protein sequence MKIKYYLLAAILITTLHSCVMLSPKKYKAMLADRDSLQNRSSSLEAQVSSLQADTARLHHEIAELKGKYQALNDKYHTLDSNYTALGNNYNASSFKVSQLSTDLRAREARLKQVEDILHKQDEATNALKDKLQQALLGFQQSGLTVDVRNGKVYVSLADKLLFPSGSIVINEKGKSALQQLAAVLNKQPDINIAVEGHTDDKKVINLGQIKDNWDLSVLRATSVTRYLTETENVDPHRLTATGKSQFQPNDPANTEEARAKNRRIEIVLSPKLDELYNLISK encoded by the coding sequence ATGAAAATCAAGTACTATTTATTAGCCGCAATACTTATTACTACGCTGCACTCGTGCGTAATGCTGTCACCCAAAAAATACAAGGCTATGTTAGCCGACCGTGATTCATTGCAAAACCGTAGTAGCAGCCTGGAAGCGCAAGTATCAAGTCTGCAAGCAGATACCGCCCGCTTGCACCATGAAATAGCTGAATTGAAAGGTAAATACCAGGCGCTAAATGATAAATACCACACACTGGATAGTAATTACACTGCATTAGGTAATAACTATAATGCCAGCTCATTCAAAGTTAGCCAGCTATCAACTGATTTGCGTGCACGCGAAGCACGTTTAAAACAGGTAGAAGATATTTTGCATAAACAGGATGAAGCCACCAATGCGCTGAAGGATAAATTACAGCAGGCATTACTGGGCTTTCAGCAAAGCGGCTTAACTGTTGATGTGAGGAACGGGAAGGTATATGTGTCATTAGCGGATAAGTTGCTATTCCCATCGGGTAGTATAGTGATAAATGAAAAAGGCAAATCGGCGTTACAGCAGTTAGCTGCCGTGTTGAATAAACAACCTGATATTAATATTGCTGTGGAAGGCCATACGGATGATAAAAAGGTAATTAACCTGGGCCAGATAAAAGACAACTGGGACCTAAGCGTATTGCGTGCCACATCGGTAACACGTTACTTAACCGAAACGGAGAATGTTGATCCGCACCGTTTAACAGCAACCGGCAAAAGCCAGTTCCAGCCTAATGACCCGGCAAATACAGAAGAGGCCCGCGCCAAGAACAGAAGGATAGAGATTGTACTTTCACCAAAACTGGATGAGCTGTACAATTTAATTTCAAAATAA
- a CDS encoding GIY-YIG nuclease family protein produces the protein MELQQYHVYIIANKSNTALYTGVTSDLKDRILQHKQKVYKGFTAKYECNKLVYYERFQWIDDAIAREKQLKGGSRKRKIDLIIADNPSWGDLTEDWYD, from the coding sequence ATGGAACTCCAGCAATACCATGTCTATATAATCGCAAATAAGTCAAATACTGCATTGTATACTGGCGTAACCAGTGATCTTAAGGATAGAATTTTGCAACATAAACAAAAAGTTTATAAAGGTTTTACAGCAAAATATGAATGTAATAAGTTGGTTTATTATGAACGATTCCAATGGATAGATGATGCCATTGCAAGAGAAAAGCAACTAAAAGGTGGTTCAAGAAAAAGGAAAATAGATCTGATCATAGCTGATAATCCATCATGGGGTGATTTGACGGAAGATTGGTATGATTAG
- a CDS encoding metallophosphoesterase family protein has product MKQYAIISDIHGNSNALQAVLQDIKSRNIDIIINLGDFFFGALEPAETAKILQDIPMICISGNTDREIVENKDKEGMPRVRAELSAETINWLKDLPKTTTVDDLIFVCHGTPESDDEYLLEKVTQHGVFVYNDEDLIEKTKHIKEKVILCGHSHVNRVIYLSNGKLIVNPGSVGLPAYLGNAEYRFAMESMTPHAKYAIIQADGDDINVEQINYTYDWNAAAQRARNNGNDKVAEFLLHGRMPKALRID; this is encoded by the coding sequence ATGAAACAATACGCCATCATCTCCGATATCCACGGTAACTCCAACGCTTTACAAGCTGTTTTGCAGGATATCAAGTCACGCAATATCGATATCATCATTAACCTGGGCGATTTCTTTTTCGGCGCGCTGGAGCCAGCCGAGACCGCTAAGATTTTGCAGGATATCCCGATGATCTGCATCAGCGGTAATACCGACAGGGAGATTGTAGAGAATAAAGATAAAGAAGGCATGCCCAGAGTGAGGGCTGAACTATCCGCAGAAACTATAAACTGGTTAAAAGATCTGCCTAAAACTACTACGGTTGATGACCTGATATTTGTTTGCCACGGCACACCCGAAAGTGATGATGAATACCTGCTTGAAAAGGTAACCCAACACGGCGTTTTTGTTTATAACGATGAGGATTTAATAGAAAAGACCAAACACATTAAAGAAAAAGTGATCCTCTGCGGGCATTCGCATGTAAACAGGGTGATTTATTTATCAAATGGAAAGCTAATAGTGAATCCAGGGAGTGTGGGTTTACCTGCCTATTTAGGTAATGCCGAATACCGTTTCGCCATGGAATCAATGACACCACATGCCAAATATGCCATTATACAAGCCGATGGTGACGATATTAATGTAGAACAGATCAATTACACTTACGACTGGAATGCTGCCGCCCAAAGAGCCAGAAATAATGGTAACGATAAAGTAGCAGAGTTTCTATTACATGGCCGCATGCCCAAAGCTCTGCGAATAGACTAA
- a CDS encoding NAD+ synthase: MKIALAQLNYHIGNFESNTAKIIDNINKARQNGADLVVFAELCVCGYPSRDFLEFDEFIDLCDQSAKKIAAACTDMACIIGIPTPNNDSEGKDLWNSAYFIENGEIKATVNKALLPNYDIFDEYRYFEPSTQFSCIDFKGHRIALTICEDLWNNIENPLYVTRPMDILIEQQPDVMINIAASPFAVKHDDERIDILRDNASRYNLPLFYVNQVGAQTELIFDGGSLVFDNTGKLVDELPYFEESLTYYTLEKDAGIKLHQPATLKTERPADIEQIHQAVILGIKDYFYKSGFSRAILGLSGGIDSAVVCALAAEALGAENVMAVLLPSRFSSDHSLKDAEDLVENLGCKHEIIAIKHVTEAFEAALSPQFKNLPFNIAEENIQSRSRAILLMAMCNKFGYILLNTSNKSEAAVGYGTLYGDMCGGISVIGDVYKTQVFELARYINREREIIPENSIIKPPSAELRPDQKDSDSLPEYDILDKIIAEYVENRRSSGDIIRMGYDEQTVRRTIKLINLAEHKRYQTPPILRVSSKAFGMGRRMPIVGKYLS, translated from the coding sequence ATGAAAATTGCATTAGCGCAGCTAAACTATCATATAGGTAACTTTGAATCGAACACCGCCAAAATTATCGATAACATCAACAAAGCCCGGCAAAACGGTGCCGACCTTGTGGTATTTGCCGAATTATGTGTTTGCGGGTACCCATCACGTGATTTTTTGGAGTTTGATGAGTTTATTGACCTGTGCGATCAGTCTGCAAAAAAAATTGCAGCGGCTTGTACCGATATGGCCTGCATTATTGGCATACCTACGCCTAATAATGATTCCGAAGGTAAAGACCTGTGGAACTCCGCTTATTTTATTGAGAATGGCGAGATAAAAGCCACCGTTAACAAAGCACTGCTGCCTAACTATGATATTTTTGATGAGTACCGCTATTTTGAGCCATCAACACAGTTTAGCTGTATTGATTTTAAAGGGCACCGCATAGCATTAACCATCTGCGAGGACTTGTGGAACAATATAGAGAACCCGCTGTATGTTACCCGGCCGATGGATATCCTGATTGAGCAGCAGCCCGATGTAATGATAAATATAGCTGCCTCGCCATTTGCAGTGAAGCATGATGATGAGCGTATTGATATTTTGCGTGATAACGCCAGCAGGTACAATCTGCCATTATTTTATGTAAACCAGGTTGGCGCACAAACGGAGCTTATTTTTGATGGCGGATCATTGGTATTTGATAACACCGGCAAACTGGTGGATGAGCTGCCTTATTTTGAGGAAAGCCTCACCTATTATACTTTAGAAAAGGATGCCGGCATTAAACTGCACCAACCTGCAACACTAAAAACTGAACGCCCTGCGGATATTGAGCAGATACACCAGGCGGTTATCTTAGGCATTAAGGATTATTTTTATAAATCAGGATTTAGTCGGGCGATACTGGGCTTGTCAGGCGGGATCGATTCTGCCGTGGTATGCGCATTAGCTGCTGAAGCATTAGGTGCTGAGAATGTAATGGCGGTATTATTGCCCTCACGTTTCTCAAGCGATCATTCCTTAAAAGATGCGGAAGATTTGGTTGAAAACTTAGGCTGCAAGCATGAGATCATCGCGATAAAACACGTTACTGAAGCATTTGAAGCCGCGTTATCGCCGCAGTTCAAGAACCTGCCATTTAATATTGCCGAAGAAAATATACAATCGCGCAGCAGGGCTATTTTATTGATGGCGATGTGTAATAAGTTTGGCTATATCTTACTGAACACCTCTAACAAAAGCGAGGCAGCAGTTGGTTATGGTACCCTATATGGTGATATGTGCGGCGGCATCTCTGTAATTGGCGATGTTTACAAAACCCAGGTATTTGAACTGGCACGCTACATTAACCGCGAGCGTGAGATCATCCCTGAAAACTCTATCATCAAACCACCATCGGCAGAGCTAAGGCCCGATCAGAAGGACAGCGACTCATTACCTGAGTATGATATCCTGGATAAGATCATCGCTGAATATGTAGAGAACCGTCGTTCATCAGGAGATATTATCAGAATGGGTTACGATGAGCAAACCGTTAGGCGTACCATCAAACTTATTAACCTGGCAGAGCATAAAAGGTATCAAACGCCACCTATTTTAAGGGTATCGTCAAAAGCGTTTGGTATGGGTAGAAGGATGCCGATTGTTGGGAAGTATTTGTCGTAG
- a CDS encoding response regulator transcription factor, with product MNREIKIALAEDDENLRFLVAERMQSEGYKVLEASNGDEAETIILTEHPDIVLLDWMMPGKQGSEVCENVRAKGFDKLIIMMTAKGQDVDKIEAYNFGVSDYITKPFNMDVLVAMIDNKIKFSLNSEKSESYRFANMEHLPNTHLLIKDGRKVELTILENRILLYFLKNQNKVINREELMMEVWGYNADVNTRTLDMHIVRLRKKIETNADSPQYLQTVRGIGYKFVYQG from the coding sequence ATGAACAGAGAAATAAAAATCGCGCTGGCTGAAGATGATGAAAATCTGCGTTTTTTAGTTGCAGAGCGTATGCAATCAGAAGGGTACAAAGTATTGGAAGCCAGTAATGGCGATGAAGCTGAAACCATCATATTAACAGAACATCCCGACATTGTATTGCTCGACTGGATGATGCCCGGTAAACAGGGTTCAGAAGTTTGCGAGAATGTACGTGCCAAAGGTTTTGATAAGCTCATCATCATGATGACTGCCAAGGGCCAGGATGTAGATAAAATCGAGGCTTATAACTTCGGCGTATCTGATTATATCACCAAACCCTTTAATATGGATGTTTTGGTAGCAATGATTGATAACAAGATCAAGTTTTCACTGAACAGCGAAAAATCTGAGTCGTATCGCTTTGCTAACATGGAGCATTTGCCGAACACTCACTTATTAATAAAGGATGGCCGTAAAGTTGAGCTTACTATATTAGAGAACAGGATATTGTTATACTTCCTGAAAAACCAGAACAAGGTAATAAACCGCGAAGAGCTGATGATGGAAGTGTGGGGCTACAACGCTGATGTAAACACCCGTACCCTTGATATGCACATTGTGCGCCTTCGTAAAAAGATAGAAACTAACGCTGATTCACCGCAATATCTGCAAACGGTTAGGGGGATTGGATATAAGTTTGTTTATCAGGGGTAA
- a CDS encoding DUF2461 domain-containing protein, with protein sequence MINPATLDFLKELIKNNNREWFQEHKGDYDKARENMIEFATSLIGELHNIDPGIDEALDSKKSVMRIYRDIRFSKNKTPYKNNFGISIPTMGLRNGGVEYYLHITPGESFIAGGYWMPENDHLKAIRQEIDYNAADLKKIIDEPAFVKLFGDFRNQEKLKTVPKGYEADNENIELLKLKSFVVWHKIKDADLSKADALQNVTALCTKLYPLTVFLRNALA encoded by the coding sequence ATGATAAACCCGGCAACGCTTGATTTTTTAAAAGAACTTATTAAAAACAACAACCGCGAGTGGTTCCAGGAGCATAAAGGGGACTACGACAAAGCGCGTGAAAACATGATCGAATTTGCCACTAGCCTTATAGGTGAACTGCACAATATCGACCCCGGTATTGATGAAGCGCTCGACTCCAAAAAGAGCGTGATGCGTATTTATCGTGATATCCGTTTCAGCAAAAATAAAACTCCCTACAAGAATAATTTTGGCATAAGTATACCAACAATGGGCCTCAGGAATGGTGGGGTGGAATACTACCTGCACATCACACCCGGCGAATCATTTATAGCAGGTGGTTACTGGATGCCCGAGAATGATCACCTGAAAGCCATCCGCCAGGAAATTGATTACAATGCTGCTGATCTGAAAAAGATAATTGATGAGCCCGCTTTTGTGAAGCTTTTTGGCGATTTCAGGAACCAGGAAAAACTAAAGACAGTTCCCAAAGGCTATGAGGCCGACAATGAAAACATCGAGCTGCTAAAGCTTAAAAGTTTTGTTGTATGGCACAAAATAAAGGACGCTGATTTGAGTAAGGCCGATGCGCTGCAAAATGTTACGGCACTTTGTACCAAATTATACCCGCTAACCGTTTTTCTAAGAAACGCTCTCGCTTAA
- a CDS encoding tetratricopeptide repeat protein yields MKWFNIIIFLVFIGSYSKVFAQTDDMQLAAQYAANGEQQKALEIYQKLYKQSNENYFSPYIKCLLSLKKFNEAESISQKMIRKHPDNSEYVITLGSIYTQNGNGDKASQLYDGLIKNLPADQMAFTNVANQFYQNSNIDYSIKTLEQGRKVLKNDNLFSFELLTLYRYKGDKVALSEEYLNFLPANPAYVAQAENILSGIYEGEADYNMLKTALFKRIQKNPDQPIYVDLLIWQYLQQKDFDQALNQALALNRRNNDSGNNIYELCQTLVNNEAYDEAIRGYQFLIDKGKDGQFYVAAKVELINAKSLKITSGKYTHDDLAGLEKDYQDLLTEFGKGTNTAFAMHKLATLQAFKLHKWADAQKLLEEVISIPGVRPDLLATCKLDLGDIYLINGNQWDATLLYSQVEKDFPNTDVGQDAKFRNAKLGYYTGDFDWSKRQLNVLKAATSQLIANDALNLSLLITDNLAADSSGAALKVYARADLLIFAEEPEKAVKTLDSIDTKFPNNALTDDILMAKARILIQQKKYTDAIPLLKKIVETHPTNLWADDAVFMLGDIYENQLADKAQAKMYYQKIITDYPGSLWINEARKRFRTIRGDQPAS; encoded by the coding sequence ATGAAGTGGTTCAACATAATTATTTTTCTTGTTTTTATTGGCAGCTATTCAAAGGTTTTTGCGCAAACCGATGATATGCAACTGGCGGCTCAATACGCGGCTAATGGCGAGCAGCAAAAAGCATTGGAGATTTACCAAAAACTCTACAAACAATCAAACGAGAATTATTTTTCGCCCTATATAAAATGCCTGCTGAGCCTGAAAAAATTTAACGAGGCCGAGAGCATTTCGCAGAAAATGATCCGCAAGCACCCCGATAATAGCGAATATGTTATTACCCTTGGATCCATCTACACCCAAAATGGTAATGGCGATAAAGCAAGCCAGCTTTATGATGGACTGATCAAAAACCTGCCTGCCGATCAAATGGCGTTTACCAATGTTGCCAACCAGTTTTATCAAAACTCGAATATTGATTATTCAATAAAAACACTTGAACAGGGCCGTAAGGTATTAAAGAATGACAACCTGTTTTCATTTGAACTGCTAACGCTTTACCGCTATAAGGGCGATAAAGTTGCTTTAAGCGAGGAGTATTTAAACTTTTTACCAGCAAATCCGGCTTATGTAGCACAGGCGGAGAATATATTATCGGGTATATATGAGGGAGAGGCTGATTATAATATGCTTAAAACGGCTCTCTTTAAAAGGATACAAAAGAATCCCGACCAACCGATTTACGTCGATCTGCTGATATGGCAGTATTTGCAGCAAAAGGATTTTGACCAGGCACTAAACCAGGCACTTGCCCTAAACCGCAGGAATAATGACAGTGGTAACAACATTTATGAATTGTGCCAAACACTGGTAAATAATGAGGCTTATGACGAGGCTATCAGAGGATATCAATTCCTGATTGATAAGGGCAAGGATGGTCAGTTCTATGTAGCGGCAAAAGTGGAGCTGATCAACGCAAAAAGTTTAAAAATAACCTCGGGCAAGTATACGCATGATGATCTTGCAGGACTGGAAAAAGATTATCAGGATCTGCTGACTGAATTTGGCAAAGGCACTAATACCGCATTTGCAATGCATAAGCTGGCTACCCTGCAGGCTTTTAAACTGCATAAATGGGCCGATGCGCAAAAATTACTGGAAGAGGTGATCAGCATTCCGGGTGTACGCCCCGATCTGCTGGCCACCTGCAAGCTTGATCTGGGTGATATTTACCTCATTAATGGCAACCAATGGGATGCCACTCTTTTATACAGTCAGGTGGAAAAGGATTTCCCAAATACGGATGTTGGGCAGGATGCTAAATTCAGGAACGCCAAACTCGGCTATTATACCGGTGATTTCGACTGGTCTAAAAGACAGCTGAATGTTTTGAAAGCTGCTACTTCGCAGTTGATAGCTAACGACGCGCTTAATTTGTCCTTGCTGATAACTGACAACCTTGCCGCCGACAGTAGCGGTGCCGCGCTAAAGGTTTATGCCCGTGCCGATCTGCTCATTTTTGCGGAAGAGCCTGAAAAAGCTGTTAAAACATTGGATAGTATCGATACAAAATTTCCTAATAATGCGCTTACTGATGATATACTGATGGCCAAGGCACGCATACTTATCCAGCAAAAAAAATATACCGACGCGATACCCCTACTGAAAAAGATAGTAGAAACCCATCCCACCAACCTATGGGCCGATGATGCCGTTTTTATGCTGGGCGATATTTATGAGAACCAGTTAGCTGATAAAGCGCAGGCTAAGATGTATTATCAAAAGATCATTACTGATTATCCGGGTAGTTTATGGATAAATGAGGCCAGGAAAAGGTTCAGGACGATTAGAGGGGATCAACCGGCAAGTTAG
- a CDS encoding sensor histidine kinase gives MKLHRGVYRKNFSLIIVFMALISVTLVIALVISYNLTSKYVENEFASKKIDVLDETIKPYNDFFLNKIPEITLYQGYLTFSSAANYSSSVFQAYPFVKKIDFYEIAIGSKPAQVKDGNNLDITIKSVYEYKLKKGAVVNVQRRNDIYNEDFRDMATKLNDYIANSDTSRGSTPDEIFKTFYDVKPDKISYMNILRREDVKIYRDLQQHVHPGVAYKQNMMTFLLDPYMLKVKNSHKELYQSISIKPVVYYPLDNDPGDNITTEVAFPGTFSNYKLYFKSANGYLTAESNRRFMPIGGTIILIYLFLMLIGYLIYRNLKINLRLFKLQYDFINNFTHEFKTPVSVIKIAGSNLRGGGELSERQLMHYGKILDEEADKLNDLMTKLLSFTQIENKSIDLKKEEIDINDFVKRYIDSFKMKYADFKLEAKINNVDTIFTDPVLLGSIFQNLVENAYKYSHPQKKELNVTITGTKKSIVFSFADKGIGIPKSELNNIFNKFYRIENQYNQNGSVGLGLAFCKELVNFMDGEITVNSKIDQGSEFIVTLPNDN, from the coding sequence ATGAAACTACATAGAGGCGTATACCGCAAAAACTTTTCGTTGATCATTGTCTTCATGGCGTTGATATCAGTAACGCTGGTAATAGCGCTGGTGATATCCTACAACCTTACCTCGAAGTATGTCGAGAACGAGTTTGCATCGAAAAAAATTGATGTGCTTGATGAAACCATTAAACCATACAATGATTTCTTTCTGAATAAAATACCTGAAATAACCCTATACCAGGGCTATCTTACCTTTTCATCTGCGGCCAATTATTCAAGTTCTGTTTTTCAGGCCTATCCATTCGTTAAAAAGATTGATTTTTATGAGATTGCAATAGGCAGCAAGCCTGCACAGGTAAAAGATGGTAATAACCTTGATATTACGATCAAATCGGTTTATGAATACAAGCTTAAGAAAGGCGCAGTGGTTAACGTGCAGCGAAGAAATGATATTTATAATGAAGATTTCAGGGATATGGCCACTAAACTGAATGACTATATAGCCAATTCTGATACTTCACGCGGATCAACGCCCGACGAGATATTCAAAACATTTTATGATGTTAAGCCCGATAAAATAAGCTATATGAATATTCTGCGTCGCGAGGATGTGAAGATCTATCGCGACCTGCAACAGCATGTACATCCGGGTGTTGCCTACAAGCAAAACATGATGACCTTTTTGCTCGACCCCTATATGCTAAAGGTGAAAAACTCGCATAAAGAATTATATCAGAGTATATCTATTAAACCGGTTGTGTATTACCCGCTTGATAATGACCCCGGCGATAATATAACTACCGAGGTGGCTTTTCCGGGTACATTTTCTAATTATAAGCTGTACTTTAAATCAGCCAATGGTTACCTCACCGCCGAAAGTAATCGTCGCTTTATGCCTATTGGCGGTACAATAATACTTATCTATCTTTTTTTGATGCTGATAGGTTATCTTATCTATCGTAATTTAAAGATCAACCTGCGCTTGTTCAAGCTGCAATATGATTTCATTAATAACTTTACCCATGAGTTTAAAACGCCGGTAAGTGTAATAAAAATTGCCGGGTCGAATTTACGTGGTGGCGGCGAATTATCGGAAAGGCAGCTTATGCATTACGGTAAAATTTTGGATGAAGAGGCTGATAAGCTTAATGATTTGATGACTAAATTGCTGTCGTTCACCCAGATTGAAAATAAATCTATCGACCTGAAAAAAGAAGAAATAGATATAAACGACTTTGTAAAACGGTATATTGATAGCTTTAAAATGAAGTATGCCGATTTTAAGCTGGAGGCCAAAATAAACAATGTGGATACTATTTTCACTGATCCCGTGTTATTAGGTAGCATATTTCAGAACCTGGTGGAGAATGCCTATAAATATTCGCATCCGCAGAAAAAAGAATTGAATGTAACTATTACAGGTACTAAAAAAAGCATTGTATTTTCATTTGCCGACAAAGGCATAGGTATACCAAAGAGTGAATTAAACAATATATTTAATAAATTTTACAGAATAGAAAACCAGTATAACCAAAACGGAAGTGTTGGGCTCGGTTTGGCTTTTTGTAAAGAGTTAGTTAATTTTATGGACGGGGAGATAACGGTAAACAGCAAGATCGATCAAGGGTCGGAGTTTATTGTTACGCTGCCAAATGATAATTAA